One region of Myxosarcina sp. GI1 genomic DNA includes:
- a CDS encoding TetR family transcriptional regulator — translation MPSKRKSTKARLIEAALDLFAERGVTETTTKAVAERANVNEVTLFRNFGNKYRLLLAVIEDSAVFAKLVHALVEKANSKETVAEFLQEYAKESLNTLEKAPDLVRSVVGEAGNYPVENRLALGKGFAEANKYVADCLAEAIAASGAESHFSAEQIVSLLNSFLFGYFTIKSTAEGYLLWDNDDEFIESLTALFLQGIIAAKEHPATTLKFEAIEDLPANLVRSLLLQAKKLGKQEYAIVYVLFGAGLTVEEIINLERSHSLVEPQQHLLQINDGAVRRVPLNHWIMGFRYGSPTANPLTRWLKNRKDERAALFINDSEQPLSELELRNIWQLVAADLLTPLGKVPTVEQARQTWCVEMLTKGIGLEDLSILSGMTIKQLRPYAQIAREKAAIEQATNLDRKPSI, via the coding sequence ATGCCTAGCAAACGAAAATCGACCAAAGCTCGTTTAATTGAAGCTGCATTAGATTTATTCGCCGAAAGAGGAGTTACAGAAACTACTACTAAAGCAGTTGCCGAACGCGCCAATGTCAATGAAGTTACTTTGTTTCGCAACTTCGGCAATAAATATCGCTTGTTACTTGCAGTAATCGAAGATTCGGCAGTATTTGCCAAACTAGTTCACGCTTTGGTAGAAAAAGCCAACAGTAAAGAAACTGTAGCCGAATTTTTACAAGAATATGCCAAAGAAAGTTTGAATACCCTTGAAAAAGCTCCCGATCTAGTTCGCTCTGTAGTAGGAGAAGCAGGCAACTACCCAGTAGAAAACCGTTTGGCACTGGGAAAGGGATTTGCTGAAGCTAATAAATACGTAGCAGATTGTCTGGCAGAAGCGATCGCCGCTTCGGGAGCGGAAAGCCATTTTAGCGCCGAACAAATTGTCAGTTTGCTAAATAGTTTTTTGTTTGGTTACTTTACGATTAAATCTACTGCTGAAGGCTATTTGCTATGGGATAATGACGATGAATTCATCGAGAGCCTGACTGCCTTATTTTTGCAGGGAATTATTGCCGCTAAAGAGCATCCTGCAACTACTTTAAAATTTGAAGCGATAGAAGATTTACCCGCCAATTTAGTGCGATCGCTCTTGCTTCAGGCAAAAAAACTGGGAAAACAGGAATATGCCATAGTTTACGTACTGTTTGGTGCTGGTTTAACAGTAGAAGAAATAATCAATCTGGAGCGATCGCATTCTTTAGTCGAACCCCAACAGCATCTTCTACAAATTAACGACGGCGCAGTACGGCGCGTTCCGCTCAATCACTGGATAATGGGATTTCGCTATGGTTCGCCAACTGCTAATCCTCTAACCAGGTGGCTTAAAAATCGCAAAGACGAGCGAGCGGCTTTATTTATCAATGACTCGGAACAACCGCTCTCAGAGTTAGAATTACGTAATATTTGGCAGCTTGTAGCGGCAGATTTACTAACGCCTTTGGGAAAAGTCCCTACTGTAGAACAAGCACGTCAGACTTGGTGTGTCGAGATGTTAACCAAAGGTATCGGCTTGGAAGACCTAAGTATTTTGAGCGGCATGACCATCAAACAACTGCGACCATACGCTCAAATTGCTAGAGAAAAAGCGGCGATCGAACAAGCTACAAATTTAGACCGCAAACCATCTATTTAA
- the psaJ gene encoding photosystem I reaction center subunit IX, giving the protein MEGLQKFLSTAPVLIMVLLTVTAGILIEFNRFFPDLLFHPLNT; this is encoded by the coding sequence ATGGAAGGATTACAAAAGTTTCTTTCGACAGCACCAGTTTTGATTATGGTTCTGCTAACGGTTACAGCCGGAATTTTGATTGAGTTCAATCGCTTTTTCCCCGATTTGCTGTTCCACCCTTTAAATACCTAG
- the glmU gene encoding bifunctional UDP-N-acetylglucosamine diphosphorylase/glucosamine-1-phosphate N-acetyltransferase GlmU produces MVAVAILAAGKGTRMKSDLPKVLHSLGGLTLVERVLNSCSLLDLERQIVIVGYQGEKVKQALRDRASVEFVEQTEQLGTGHAVQQIIPKLEGYIGDVLVLNGDAPLLRPETLQKLVNTHQTQQNSATLLTAQLPNPQGYGRVFCDDNDLVESIIEERDCTASQKQHRRVNAGIYCFNWQQLAAALPKLSTDNDQQEYYLTEVVDYLDRVMAVDADDYLETNGINNRQQLAAAYDILQQRIKNDWMHAGVTMINSDSITIDETVKLQPNVIIEPQTHLRGNTEIAAGSRIGPGSLIENSKIGENVSVLYSVVSDSEISANTRIGPYAHLRGGAKLGENCRVGNFVEIKKTTVGANTNAAHLSYLGDATLGDRVNIGAGTITANYDGKQKHHTKIGNDSKTGSNSVLVAPLTLGDNVTVAAGSVVTKNVTDNALVIARSRQKEIPDWQPN; encoded by the coding sequence ATGGTAGCGGTAGCAATATTAGCAGCGGGAAAAGGCACGCGGATGAAATCCGATTTGCCAAAAGTATTGCATTCACTAGGTGGACTAACTTTAGTAGAACGAGTTCTTAATAGCTGTAGTTTGCTCGATCTCGAACGACAAATAGTAATTGTTGGCTATCAGGGGGAAAAAGTCAAACAAGCATTGCGCGATCGCGCCTCGGTAGAGTTTGTCGAACAAACAGAACAACTCGGTACGGGACACGCCGTACAGCAGATAATACCTAAGCTGGAAGGCTATATCGGAGACGTGCTGGTTTTAAATGGTGATGCTCCCTTATTACGTCCAGAAACTTTACAAAAGCTGGTAAATACCCATCAAACACAGCAAAATTCGGCAACCTTGCTTACTGCCCAATTACCAAATCCCCAAGGATACGGACGAGTTTTTTGCGACGATAACGATCTAGTCGAGTCAATTATTGAAGAACGCGACTGTACGGCCTCGCAAAAACAACATCGTCGAGTTAATGCAGGCATTTACTGTTTTAATTGGCAGCAATTAGCAGCAGCACTACCAAAACTTTCGACCGATAACGATCAACAGGAATATTACTTAACTGAAGTAGTCGATTATCTCGATCGCGTCATGGCAGTTGATGCCGACGATTATTTAGAAACTAACGGCATTAACAACCGCCAGCAGTTAGCGGCAGCTTATGATATTTTGCAGCAGCGAATTAAAAACGACTGGATGCACGCAGGAGTAACGATGATTAACTCCGACTCAATTACCATTGACGAAACTGTAAAACTACAGCCCAATGTAATTATCGAACCTCAAACCCATTTAAGAGGCAATACGGAGATCGCGGCTGGAAGTCGCATTGGTCCTGGCAGCCTGATTGAAAATAGTAAAATTGGGGAAAATGTCAGCGTACTTTATTCGGTTGTCAGCGACTCGGAAATTTCTGCCAATACGCGCATCGGTCCTTATGCCCATCTTCGAGGCGGTGCCAAACTAGGTGAAAACTGTCGAGTGGGTAATTTTGTTGAAATCAAAAAAACTACTGTCGGTGCTAACACTAACGCCGCTCATCTATCTTACTTAGGCGATGCTACATTAGGCGATCGCGTCAATATTGGTGCGGGTACGATTACTGCTAACTATGACGGCAAACAAAAACATCACACCAAAATTGGCAACGACTCAAAAACAGGTTCTAATAGCGTTTTAGTCGCTCCCCTTACTTTAGGAGATAATGTTACCGTAGCGGCAGGTTCGGTAGTTACCAAAAACGTTACCGATAATGCTTTGGTTATTGCGCGATCGCGCCAAAAAGAAATACCAGATTGGCAACCTAATTGA
- a CDS encoding NAD-dependent epimerase/dehydratase family protein, whose amino-acid sequence MSVAIVTGSAGLIGSEAVKFFSRLGMDVVGIDNDMRQFFFGEEASTKWNRERLERELDNYKHYDVDIRDFSKIEQIFQHFGKDIALIIHTAAQPSHDWAASDPFSDFSVNANGTLNLLEATRHHCPEAVFIFTSTNKVYGDLPNYLPLNELEKRWEIDSAHKYSTGIAENMSIDQSKHSLFGASKVAADVLVQEYGRYFDLKTASFRGGCLTGPNHSGTQLHGFLAYLMKCAVTGKPYTIFGYKGKQVRDNIHSSDLIAAFYEFYQNPGVAEVYNIGGGRESNCSMLEAIEMCQEIASKEFNYSYSEQNRSGDHIWYISDLTKFKTQYPNWSLKYNVRQILEEIYEFNVEKWTKA is encoded by the coding sequence ATGAGTGTAGCAATTGTCACAGGTTCGGCTGGTCTTATCGGCTCAGAAGCAGTAAAATTTTTCAGTCGCTTGGGAATGGATGTTGTAGGCATTGACAATGATATGCGTCAATTCTTTTTTGGCGAAGAAGCTTCAACAAAATGGAACCGAGAGCGTTTGGAAAGAGAACTTGATAACTACAAACACTACGACGTAGACATTAGAGACTTCTCAAAAATCGAGCAAATATTTCAACATTTTGGTAAAGATATTGCCTTAATTATTCATACAGCCGCTCAACCCTCTCATGACTGGGCAGCTAGCGATCCTTTTTCTGACTTTTCGGTAAATGCCAACGGTACGTTAAATTTATTAGAGGCAACTCGTCATCATTGTCCAGAGGCAGTATTTATTTTTACTTCTACAAATAAGGTTTATGGAGACTTACCAAATTATTTACCTTTAAATGAACTAGAAAAGCGTTGGGAAATCGACTCGGCTCATAAATACTCGACTGGAATTGCGGAAAACATGAGTATCGACCAGTCCAAGCATTCTCTTTTTGGTGCTTCTAAAGTTGCTGCTGATGTATTGGTACAAGAGTATGGTCGTTATTTCGATCTGAAAACAGCTTCTTTTAGAGGAGGTTGTTTGACTGGTCCCAATCATTCGGGAACCCAACTACATGGTTTTTTGGCTTATTTAATGAAGTGTGCGGTAACTGGCAAACCCTATACAATTTTTGGTTATAAAGGCAAACAGGTTCGCGACAATATTCATTCTTCAGACCTAATTGCTGCTTTTTATGAGTTCTATCAAAATCCAGGCGTTGCTGAAGTGTACAACATTGGTGGTGGTCGTGAAAGCAACTGTTCGATGTTAGAAGCAATTGAAATGTGTCAGGAGATTGCGAGCAAAGAGTTTAATTATTCTTATTCAGAGCAAAATCGCAGTGGCGATCACATTTGGTATATTAGCGATTTAACTAAGTTCAAAACTCAATACCCTAACTGGTCGCTCAAATACAACGTCAGACAAATTTTAGAAGAGATTTATGAATTTAATGTAGAAAAATGGACGAAAGCTTAA
- the cysH gene encoding phosphoadenosine phosphosulfate reductase has protein sequence MTTAISLAPKVDLFAANQKLKNVKATTTVEWSANTFGAGLVMTTSFGIQSAVMLHLVTSVVADLPVIWIDTGYLPAETYRFAEELTKRLKLNLKVYQSSLSPARMEALYGKLWEQEDLDALNRYDRIRKVEPMQRALKELQATAWLAGLRKDQTQHRESLDRIELQRDIYKIYPILNWNSRDIYQYLTKHDLPYHPYFDRGYVTVGDWHSSRPLMADDESDRDTRFHGLKQECGLHLPQTPEEAESLNSSSL, from the coding sequence ATGACAACTGCTATATCTCTCGCCCCAAAAGTAGATTTATTCGCTGCAAATCAGAAACTTAAAAATGTTAAAGCAACTACTACGGTTGAATGGAGTGCTAATACTTTTGGTGCGGGATTGGTCATGACGACTAGCTTTGGTATTCAATCGGCAGTAATGCTGCATTTAGTCACTAGTGTCGTTGCCGACTTGCCAGTAATTTGGATAGATACGGGTTATTTACCAGCAGAAACCTATCGTTTCGCCGAAGAACTAACAAAAAGACTAAAGTTGAATCTTAAAGTCTATCAATCTTCACTCTCTCCAGCGCGAATGGAAGCACTTTACGGCAAGCTGTGGGAACAAGAAGATTTAGACGCTTTAAATCGCTACGATCGCATCCGTAAAGTCGAACCCATGCAGCGCGCTCTTAAAGAACTTCAGGCTACGGCATGGTTGGCTGGATTACGCAAAGATCAGACTCAACACCGCGAAAGCCTAGACCGCATCGAACTACAAAGAGACATTTATAAAATCTATCCGATTTTAAACTGGAATTCGCGAGATATTTATCAATATTTAACCAAACACGACCTACCCTATCATCCTTATTTCGATCGCGGTTATGTAACGGTTGGAGACTGGCATTCCAGCCGTCCATTAATGGCAGATGACGAAAGCGATCGCGATACACGTTTTCATGGTCTCAAGCAAGAATGCGGACTACATCTTCCTCAGACACCAGAAGAAGCAGAAAGTCTCAATTCTAGCAGCTTGTAA
- a CDS encoding photosystem I reaction center subunit III: MQRLFALILVVTLWFGVMPAANAAEEVANLTPCAENPAYQQRAQNFRNTTSDPNSGAMRAERYAEALCGPEGYPHLIVDGRWSHMGDFFIPSVLFLYIAGWIGWAGRSYIIEVRDDKKTEMKEIIVDVPLALKKMIAEGPLWPVLAFGEFTSGKLTANDNEIPISPR; encoded by the coding sequence ATGCAAAGATTATTTGCTTTAATACTTGTTGTCACCTTGTGGTTTGGCGTTATGCCTGCTGCCAATGCTGCTGAAGAGGTAGCAAATCTAACACCCTGTGCGGAAAACCCTGCTTACCAACAAAGAGCGCAAAATTTCCGTAACACTACTAGCGATCCCAATTCTGGTGCTATGAGAGCCGAACGTTATGCTGAAGCTCTTTGTGGACCCGAAGGCTATCCACATTTAATTGTAGATGGTCGCTGGTCTCATATGGGAGATTTCTTTATTCCCAGCGTTCTCTTTCTTTATATCGCAGGCTGGATCGGCTGGGCTGGTCGCTCTTACATAATTGAAGTTAGAGACGATAAGAAAACAGAAATGAAAGAAATCATTGTCGATGTACCATTGGCACTGAAAAAAATGATTGCCGAAGGTCCACTATGGCCAGTATTGGCTTTTGGTGAATTTACCAGCGGCAAATTAACCGCTAACGACAACGAGATTCCCATATCCCCTCGTTAG
- a CDS encoding glycosyltransferase family 39 protein, which translates to MMNQSNSNRLIVRGWRWHLPPKPWRFLFITVLVIGIFFRFVNLDRKVYWLDEVINSIHSAGYSKEDVVERVIAWKDKNITISDLHKYQYPNLETNSLDVIRVLATTEPQSPPLYYLFSRWWTQLFGSSVNVQRSLSAFISLLAFPSMYWLCWELFGSSLAAWIGVILIAISPFHLIYAQEVRMYVLWTVTILVSSASLLRATRLQRKRDWVIYAVSLTISLYTFPLSILVALAHGIYVAIAEVPNFFKRNTRSRKTSLQISKTFLNYFIASIVSIVAYAPWIVFLFQIDETKMGAWRQSILTFSDLLKYWLIQTSHIFADINPEYRTVIEKLYDPLNFYPMIFIWAIVLYSLYFLIRNSPKSIGTFILSLTLTTALALVLPDLILGGRRSTVTRYLIPCYIGIELCIVNLIYYRIAGRITTILPKKIWQYMFAVILSLGIISCSIIYTSQSWSNKFFNYQNVPIAAVINNAENALFISNFDSATKLANLISISHSIKSKVTIRLSDKLYLRKSDRNFKNIFLLNPPYEWLNSIEKKNEFEVEKIYRGKASDDTTSEFNFSLVRIL; encoded by the coding sequence ATGATGAACCAATCAAATTCAAATAGATTGATAGTAAGAGGCTGGCGTTGGCATTTGCCTCCTAAGCCTTGGCGATTTTTGTTTATTACTGTATTAGTCATCGGAATATTTTTTCGCTTTGTCAATCTCGATCGCAAAGTCTACTGGTTAGATGAAGTAATTAACTCAATTCACAGTGCTGGTTATTCAAAAGAAGATGTTGTCGAACGGGTAATAGCTTGGAAAGATAAGAATATTACGATTAGTGACTTACATAAATATCAATATCCCAATTTAGAAACTAACTCTCTTGATGTAATCAGAGTGTTAGCAACTACCGAACCTCAAAGCCCTCCTCTTTATTACTTATTTTCTAGATGGTGGACACAGTTGTTCGGCTCTTCAGTTAACGTGCAAAGAAGTCTATCAGCTTTTATAAGCTTGTTAGCATTTCCTAGCATGTATTGGCTCTGCTGGGAATTATTCGGCTCATCGCTAGCAGCATGGATCGGGGTAATTCTTATTGCTATTTCTCCTTTCCATCTTATCTATGCCCAAGAGGTGCGAATGTATGTACTATGGACGGTAACTATTTTAGTCTCTAGTGCTTCACTGTTACGAGCAACTCGACTGCAAAGAAAACGAGATTGGGTTATTTATGCAGTAAGTTTAACTATAAGTCTCTATACATTTCCTTTGTCTATTTTGGTTGCACTCGCTCACGGAATTTATGTAGCAATAGCTGAAGTTCCCAATTTTTTCAAGCGTAATACTCGTAGTAGAAAAACGTCGCTTCAAATTAGTAAAACATTCCTTAATTATTTTATCGCCTCAATAGTCAGCATTGTTGCCTATGCACCCTGGATAGTTTTTCTGTTCCAGATTGATGAAACAAAAATGGGAGCTTGGAGACAAAGTATATTAACATTTTCAGATTTATTAAAGTACTGGCTCATCCAAACATCTCATATTTTTGCCGATATAAATCCTGAATACCGTACTGTTATCGAAAAGTTATACGATCCTTTGAATTTCTATCCAATGATTTTTATCTGGGCGATCGTATTGTATTCTCTTTATTTTTTAATTCGTAATTCTCCTAAATCAATTGGGACGTTTATATTGTCTTTAACTTTAACTACAGCTTTAGCACTAGTCTTACCAGATTTGATTTTAGGAGGTAGACGCTCTACTGTTACAAGATATTTAATCCCTTGTTACATAGGAATTGAGCTATGTATAGTTAATCTAATTTATTATCGAATTGCCGGTCGGATAACTACAATCTTGCCTAAAAAAATTTGGCAGTATATGTTTGCAGTAATTTTATCATTAGGAATTATTTCCTGTTCGATAATTTATACATCGCAGTCCTGGTCAAATAAATTTTTCAACTATCAAAACGTTCCTATTGCCGCTGTTATTAATAATGCAGAAAATGCTTTATTTATTTCTAATTTCGATTCGGCAACTAAATTAGCAAATTTAATTTCAATAAGCCATAGTATAAAAAGCAAAGTTACAATTCGCTTATCAGATAAACTCTATCTTAGAAAAAGCGATCGCAATTTTAAAAACATATTTTTACTCAATCCTCCATACGAATGGCTAAACTCAATTGAGAAAAAAAACGAGTTTGAAGTCGAAAAAATTTATCGAGGAAAAGCCTCAGACGACACTACTTCCGAATTTAATTTTAGTCTAGTGCGTATTCTGTAA
- the tsaD gene encoding tRNA (adenosine(37)-N6)-threonylcarbamoyltransferase complex transferase subunit TsaD, with protein MATILAIETSCDETAVAIVKNREVLSSIVSSQIELHRIYGGVVPELASRQHLEIINPEIDRALKEAQLDWEQIDAIAATCTPGLVGALLVGVAVAKTLAMLHNKPFLGVHHLEGHIYAAYLAQPKLQPPFMCLLVSGGHTSTIHVKDYGKYELLGSTRDDAAGEAFDKVARLLNLGYPGGPVIDKLARQGDPQAFKLPEGKISLPNGGFHPYDFSFSGMKTAVMRLIAKLEKRGEIPVNDLAASFQETVARVLTQRSVRCALDYGVKTITIGGGVAANSGLREHLLAAAQKHELQVYFPPLKLCTDNAAMIGCAAAQHYNLGHSSSLTLEVRSRLNITKVMELY; from the coding sequence ATGGCAACTATTTTAGCGATCGAAACAAGTTGTGACGAAACTGCGGTAGCAATTGTAAAAAACCGTGAAGTTTTAAGTAGTATTGTATCTTCGCAAATTGAATTACACCGAATATATGGTGGCGTAGTACCAGAATTAGCTTCGCGCCAACATTTAGAAATTATTAACCCCGAAATCGATCGCGCTCTAAAAGAAGCGCAATTAGACTGGGAGCAAATAGACGCGATCGCCGCCACCTGTACTCCTGGTTTGGTAGGTGCTTTACTAGTTGGTGTTGCCGTAGCTAAAACCCTGGCTATGCTCCACAATAAGCCATTTTTGGGGGTACACCATTTAGAGGGTCATATTTATGCTGCTTATCTGGCTCAACCCAAATTACAGCCTCCTTTTATGTGTCTCTTAGTCTCTGGCGGTCATACCAGCACAATTCATGTCAAAGATTATGGTAAATACGAACTACTAGGTTCGACGAGAGACGATGCCGCAGGAGAAGCTTTTGACAAAGTGGCGAGATTACTAAATTTAGGTTATCCAGGTGGTCCTGTCATTGATAAACTAGCGCGTCAGGGAGATCCTCAAGCTTTCAAACTACCAGAAGGCAAGATATCTCTACCAAATGGTGGCTTTCATCCATATGACTTTAGCTTTAGCGGCATGAAAACGGCAGTAATGAGGCTGATAGCAAAACTAGAAAAACGAGGCGAAATACCCGTTAACGACCTAGCAGCGAGCTTTCAAGAAACGGTGGCGCGAGTTTTGACTCAGCGTAGCGTTAGATGTGCTTTAGATTATGGAGTCAAAACTATTACTATTGGTGGTGGTGTAGCGGCAAATAGTGGCTTGAGAGAGCATTTACTGGCAGCAGCGCAAAAACACGAGCTTCAGGTTTATTTTCCCCCATTAAAGCTCTGTACCGACAATGCCGCCATGATTGGTTGTGCCGCAGCGCAGCATTATAATTTGGGACATAGCTCTTCTCTAACTTTAGAAGTGCGATCGCGCCTAAATATTACTAAGGTTATGGAACTGTATTAA
- a CDS encoding fatty acid desaturase — MTTQQMIAPSTKPEFKLSWLNISVFGAFHVLALTAPWFFSWSALGVAIFLHWLCGSIGICLAYHRLLTHRSFQVPQWLEYILVTIGALALQGGPIFWVAGHRLHHAHAEVDDKDPHSANKGFWWSHMLWLIYQKPEFFEYESYKKYAPDIDRVPYYRWLNSNFVWLQVALGLLLFAVGGWSFVIYGIFLRSVVLWHSTWFVNSATHFLGYRNFPIQDDGSRNLWWVAVLAYGEGWHNNHHAHPRVAKAGLRWWEVDITWFSIQVLRLLGLAKKVVMPQPAKVAVKN, encoded by the coding sequence ATGACTACACAACAAATGATTGCTCCTTCAACCAAGCCAGAATTTAAACTATCCTGGTTAAATATTTCGGTGTTTGGAGCTTTTCATGTTCTGGCACTAACAGCACCCTGGTTCTTTTCCTGGTCGGCTCTAGGAGTAGCAATTTTTCTTCACTGGTTATGTGGTAGTATTGGCATCTGCTTGGCTTATCATCGTTTATTGACCCATCGCAGTTTTCAAGTTCCTCAATGGCTGGAATATATTTTGGTAACTATTGGTGCCTTAGCTTTGCAGGGAGGACCGATTTTCTGGGTGGCAGGACATCGTCTGCATCACGCCCATGCTGAAGTTGATGATAAAGATCCCCACTCTGCTAATAAAGGATTTTGGTGGAGTCATATGTTGTGGCTGATATATCAAAAGCCAGAATTTTTTGAATACGAATCTTATAAAAAATATGCTCCCGATATCGACAGAGTTCCTTACTATCGGTGGTTGAATAGTAACTTTGTTTGGCTACAGGTTGCTTTAGGCTTGCTCCTTTTTGCTGTTGGCGGTTGGTCATTTGTAATTTATGGCATTTTCCTTCGCTCGGTCGTCCTCTGGCACAGTACCTGGTTTGTCAACTCTGCCACTCACTTTTTAGGATATCGCAACTTTCCCATTCAAGATGATGGCTCTCGCAATCTCTGGTGGGTAGCCGTTCTCGCTTATGGTGAAGGTTGGCACAACAATCATCACGCTCATCCTCGTGTTGCTAAAGCAGGTTTGCGCTGGTGGGAAGTCGATATTACCTGGTTTTCCATACAGGTACTGCGGCTACTTGGTTTGGCAAAGAAGGTAGTAATGCCGCAACCAGCCAAAGTGGCAGTCAAAAACTAA